The Podospora pseudocomata strain CBS 415.72m chromosome 3, whole genome shotgun sequence genome window below encodes:
- a CDS encoding hypothetical protein (EggNog:ENOG503PWTP), which translates to MSVFVNYGGPKLDKKQKQLVRSQAMVSVRGQQKIARAANAHQRDTGVTNPSGPSAASATVLSLNPRRLAPAIPNPSTTDVSEDSEDSAAMVLAKAPRANTSRKRAAAAAAAAAAVAVAAPALISSRARHAAPPSSIRDMCGAPPLSTHSTGVSARTFQDYLSRCNNYSSYLDQAFVLVGFKQPSYFRPDMSKSACIYIGWLLTAGVLDAYKGRDEMNYPYYEYRAVSELQKFIDGAEQRELHEVVYPVVVLSMFEMVRLSPRAITHSAAVEMFIKSRGGLAKMPVVMQHLVVMGDMLQGVSLDAPLVFNILNPVTSLRAATVGPFEGQQFRSSPFLMCDADEFDLANKYVQPHIHGDLPEVLQSALDSLRRFFKIPSERGWEDEADWQHLGTVDLDRIIDQPWEASDISGLFLETCALTARIMRRTLLEGLDAFDDGANKEDLQVIYENVRFIGLKAWVGLPYIYVWVNLIGFEASTDIKMKAYFVAEVVRCAFSYGCYQMEIFHAILSNFLSMRNALKERKFARIALTLGDCGFFA; encoded by the exons ATGTCGGTCTTTGTAAACTATGGCGGTCCCAAACTGGACAAGAAACAGAAGCAGCTCGTCCGTTCCCAGGCCATGGTCTCGGTCCGCGGCCAACAGAAAATTGCCAGGGCCGCCAACGCGCATCAGCGTG ACACAGGTGTAACCAATCCTTCGGGTCCCTCGGCAGCATCCGCTACTGTTTTGAGCTTAAATCCGCGCAG GCTTGCTCctgccatccccaacccaagcACGACCGATGTCTCTGAAGATTCTGAGGACTCCGCCGCCATGGTGTTAGCCAAGGCACCGAGAGCCAACACTAGCCGCAAGcgcgccgccgctgctgctgctgccgctgccgctgtcgctgtcgccgCTCCTGCACTCATCTCTAGCCGGGCCCGTCAtgctgctcctccctccagCATCAGAGACATGTGCGGCGCACCCCCGCTGTCCACCCACTCCACGGGAGTGTCGGCCCGCACGTTCCAAGATTACCTCTCCCGATGTAACAACTACTCCTCGTACCTCGACCAGGCGTTTGTTCTGGTGGGGTTCAAGCAGCCGTCGTATTTTAGGCCTGACATGTCAAAGTCGGCCTGTATCTACATTGGCTGGCTGCTTACGGCAGGTGTCTTGGACGCATACAAGGGTAGGGACGAGATGAACTATCCCTACTACGAGTACAGGGCTGTGTCTGAGCTCCAGAAGTTCATCGACGGGGCGGAGCAGAGAGAGCTCCACGAGGTTGTCTacccggtggtggtgctctCCATGTTTGAG ATGGTGCGTCTGAGCCCGAGGGCCATCACACATTCTGCTGCGGTGGAGATGTTTATCAAGTCCAGAGGGGGCTTAGCCAAAATGCCGGTGGTAATGCAGCACTTGGTGGTAATGGGCGACATGCTGCAAGGCGTTTCCCTGGATGCCCCCTTGGTTTTTAACATTCTGAACCCAGTCACCAGCCTCCGAGCCGCTACAGTGGGGCCGTTCGAGGGCCAGCAGTTCAGATCATCCCCCTTCCTAATGTGTGACGCCGACGAATTCGATCTGGCCAATAAGTATGTCCAGCCACACATTCACGGGGATCTGCCTGAGGTGTTGCAGTCGGCGTTGGATTCCTTGAGGCGTTTTTTCAAAATACCATCCGAGCGGGGGTGGGAAGATGAGGCCGATTGGCAGCACCTCGGAACAGTCGACTTGGACCGTATCATCGATCAACCATGGGAGGCCTCCGATATCTCTGGCTTGTTTCTCGAGACATGTGCCTTGACGGCCAGGATCATGAGACGGACTCTGTTGGAGGGACTGGATGCCTTCGATGACGGCGCGAACAAGGAAGACCTGCAGGTTATCTACGAAAATGTCCGGTTCATTGGCCTAAAggcttgggttgggttgccgTACATCTATGTCTGGGT GAACTTGATCGGCTTTGAAGCATCAACCGACATCAAGATGAAGGCATATTTTGTAGCCGAAGTGGTGCGATGCGCCTTTAGCTATGGCTGTTATCAGATGGAGATCTTTCATGCCATTCTTTCCAACTTCTTGTCCATGAGGAATGcgctgaaggagaggaaaTTTGCCCGCATAGCCTTGACACTGGGAGATTGTGGGTTCTTCGCTTGA